GCTACCAATGTTCGCAGCCGCTCGGTCCCCTCACGCGGACCGGGCTCAGCGACAGGATCTAGTAGCAAGGTGGGTTGGGATAGTATCCGCAGCTTGGGGCATTATAACTTCCGTAGGCTCCATAGGCAGCAGCGCCGACGGCAGCAGCGCCAACGCCTACCGCCACGCCACGGCGTACGGCTGCGCCACGGTAAACACCGCCACGGTAAGCCCCGCCGCGATAGACGCCTGCGTGATGAACGCCAGCGCGGCCAACGCCGACGCGCCCACCGCCGCGATAGGCGAACGCATCAGTTGAAATCATGGCAATGCACGCGATACCGACGATAATGGATGCAGTCAGCAAGAAGGTCGTTCGAGGTGACATGATTGCTCTCCTTCCACAGTTGCCAAAAAAGCGTATTCCTCTAGTCGCCGGGCTAGATTTATCTGCGACGGGTTGCGCTGGGGAGCCACAACCTTCTACCAAGCGTTGCGCCTTGTGTCATTGCCGCGTTGATTTAGATCAACACAGATACTTTGGAACCGCGGTGCATCAGAACAATTCACCAGATCCGCGTGAGGGGTTCTGACCATGAGCGAAATGATCAAAGCGGAAGTGCTCTCCCGTCGAAAGGCTCTTTCTCTTTTGGGCCTGGTTGCTGCGTTTAATCTCGCAGCATCTTCTACGGTGCTGACCGTATCCGAGGCCGAGGCCCAGACTGCTGGTATGGAGCGGCGTCAGGAGCGACGTGCCGGACGCACGGAGCGGCGTCAGGAACGGCGTACAGGACGCACGGAACGGCGTCAGGAACGGCGTACAGGACGCACGGAGCGGCGCGAGCAACGACGGAACTGAGCGAAGCGCATTGGATCGAGCGGTGCTGGAAATTCCAGACGTCGATCGAGTCGCATGGGCAAACACGGCAGTATTCCACTGACATTCATTGATGGTTCGACAATCGATCAATGCTTGCCAGATGGAACCATGGTGGGGGGATGGAGCGACCAATGCCCCTCGCGCGATATTTCTACTACGTTGGCGGAGTGTTGCTCGCGCTGCTGTTTATTGCGGATGCATATCTTCCGAAATTGCCGGTTGCGCACAGGGTCGATAAGGTTTCTTACAACATCCACATTCACTCCGATCGGAAATGGCCGGAGCGCATTGTCTACGACACCAGCCTCCCGATCATTACCCCCGCGCAGATCGCGAACATCGAGGAAAGCGCTGCGGCCCCGCCAACAATCGCGCAGGCTAAGGCGCAGGTGCGGGAAGCATTTGCGCAACTGCAACCGCCGGACGCCAACCAGCTACAATCATCCGATTCAAAAAAGCGAGAACCGAAGCTGAAGCGCCAACGTAAAATTGCAAAGAGACGCGTGGCGCCGCCAGCGGTCCTCGTGGCCCGGCAACAACAATTTGGCTGGTTTGGCTATTGGTGAGGAGCAGCTTAAACCCGCTGATATCGCAACTTTCTTCAGTGCTTCGTTTTCCAGGTACCGCCGAGGCCCTGGGAATCTCTGACACGGCCAAGCGCCAGATCCTCGGCGGAAACTACATCGCGACTGCCGCTGAATGGATCAAGCGCGGTCCCGCAACCGTCCGAGCTCGCTCAAGGGCCTTTTCTTTAAACAAGGCGGCGGCTAGTGGACGCGGGCTTTATAGTCGCTTGTCTGCTTCGCTCACTCGTTGGAAGGAATTCTCGCCTCAGTTTCGAGCACGAACGTCTGCTGAGAAAGGTACGTCCTGCAGCGATAGCGAGTACGACGGACCGTCCCGCGACGCATAGAAGACAGTTTGCGGAAATCTCAATCGCGCCTAGTCGTGCCAGCTCGATGGCCCCGCTTTAGGCGGAGGCTTGCCGCTCTCAAGCGCTGTATTTCTTCATCAGTTGTATTAATTTTTTTTTCGAGCTGAGTGGTCTTGGCCTCTTTTGGCGCATCATTGCTGCGCAGCTTGTCGAGCACTTTGCCGACGGATAGTTTACTTATTTCAGCCATCGTAGTCGCAAAGGCACATTCGAACACACTAGCTAATATGCCTTCATTGAATCACAGGCTAGAAAGCCTGCAACTACTCGCCTGTGGATTGAAGCGCGGAATCGAACCAAGACTGGATTGGATGGGTAGGACAGGCAGTTCGGCTTGGTCGCTACCCACCGACGCCCTTAGTTATCGAGAGCTGGCACCACAGAGTGCGCCAAACACGGCATCGAACCACCGACGTATTTTGGGCGGAAAGTTCTGGTGCCCTGGCCGGCGTCCAAAAAGACCACTAAGGAGCTGATAAATCACAACTTTATTGTTAGCAAAAACCGAGAATACCACCAGCTATACCAAGCCAATGTTTCACAATTTCGGTTCGAATCCGCTTTGGGCTGAGCTTGCGAGATCAGGAACTATTCTCGTCAATTCCCTGTGAGACAACCTTGGCGAGGATTCGCGAAAGTCTCCGGCCATAGCCAGAGATATTCCCGTTTTCAGGAGACTTTCATTGGAGACTTCGTTCGATCGCCAGGGTGGCAGACGAAGTTCCGGCTGGGCAGCGCCCTGGACGAGGCTCCTTTCATTTGTCGCCACGACGTCAGCTGCTGATCTGGAGCGGACGTCATGGGCCAGATGAGATCCCTAACGGACCTAGTGCCGTGCCCGGCCTCAGATAAGGGCTCTTTTGAGTGAGCGTGGGATCGTGTAGTCTTCTCTCAAAGCTGCTCTTCAAGACGGGATGTGCCGACGTTTCCGTTAGGGCCAAAAAAGGGCAGCGGGGATGCAGTCGGCAAGCATCGCACTCTCCTAAACCGACAATACTTTTTGTGCCGGTCTCTCACTGAGCATTCGCGGTGCGCGCGGCGCACGGCGATGATTGCGCGAAACTGCTACTTCGAGCGCAACGAGGGAACGTCATGAGACCATATTTTGGAACGTTCGTCGCAGCACTGTTGGCAAGCACATTTGCCACGGCGGCCTGGGCGCAAGGCCTCGGCCGTGTGCACTTCGAGACCTCGTGCACGCCGCAGGCGCAGGAGAAATTCGATCGCGGCCTGGCGATGGTGCATTCATTCTTCTATCCAAACAGCGTCCAGGCCTTCACCGAAGCCGCTGCCGCCGATCCGCAATGCGCGATCGCCTACTGGGGCATCGCGATCAGCCACCGTCCCAACCCGCTGATTCTGCCGCTGACCGCCACCGTTTTGAAGAACGGGTCGGAGGCGGTGGAGAAGGGTAAAGCGATCGGCGCCAAGACTGACCGCGAGCGCGACTGGCTCGAGGCGATCGAGCCTTACTACAAGGACTACGACAAGATCGATCAAACCCAGCGCGGACTCGCCTACGAAAAGGCGATGGAAGCGCTGATGCGTAAATATCCCGATGATCTGGAGGCGGCCATTTTCTACGCGCTCGCTCTCAATGAGACCGCGCTGCACAGCGACAAAACCTTTGCCAATCAGCTCAAGGCCGGGGCGATCCTGGAAAAGGTCGAGGCTCAACTGCCGGACCATCCGGGTGTGCTGCACTATCTGATCCACACTTACGATTACCCAACGCTGGCCCAACGCGGGCTTGATGCCGCCAACAGATATGCCGAGGTTGCACCTGCGGCTCAGCATGCCCAGCATATGCCATCGCATACTTACTCCATGCTCGGGATGTGGGCACAATCGGTCGCATCGAACACGAAATCGCGCGAGATTGCCGAGGCACAAGCAGCCAAGCTCTGGCCGGGGGCGGCACATCCAGGCGAGCCGCACCATCTGGACTTTATGGAATACGCCCTCCTGCAATTAGGACAGGAGCGACCTGCAAAGCAGGTACGCGACGACAGCAACGCGATAAAAAAGCTCGGGTTTGAATACTTCGCAAGCTATACCGCGCTTGCGGCCGTGCCGGCACGCTTTGCGTTGGAACGTCAGGCATGGAAGGAAGCGGCTGGGCTTGAGCCGAGGGGAAGCCAATTTCCACAGGCCGAGGCAATCACTCATTTCGCTCGCGCCATGGGATCGGCACGTAGCGGCGACCTGGCCGGTGCAGAGCGCGACGTCGACAATCTGAAGGTGATTCGTGCCACGCTGGAAAACGCGAGTCAGTCTTATTGGGCCTCGCAGGTCGAAATCCAGATGTTGGCTGCATCGGCCTGGATTGCGCAAGCAAAGGGGGAAAAGGGGACGGCGCTGAAACTCATGCGCGCGGCGGCGGACCTTGAGGACGACAGCGAAAAGCACATCGCGATGGAGAACCGGCTGTATCCGATGCGCGAACTGTTGGGCGATTTGCTACTGGAACAGCAACAGCCAGGACTAGCGCTAACGGAATACGAGACTTCGCTGGTATCAACGCCCAACCGTCTGCGGGGACTGTACGGCGCAGCCAAGGCCGCGAAGGCCGCAAATCAACCGGAAAAAGCCAAGACATATTTCCGGAAGCTTGCCGAGATGACCAAGGACGCCGATACCGATCGGGTGGAAATCAGCGAGGCCAGATCCTCGATGCAGCAGTGAACTGCCGACGAGAGAATGAGAGAACCGCTGCCGGCCCGCACTGTCCGGCAACCGACCGACGGCACAACGATCCATGACGCGATCAATCCTCATCGCCGCCGTTGCTGGGCTGCTGACTGCAGTGCCGGCCTCGTACTTCTTGATCGCACCTGCCCGCCAAGTGCAGACCGCAACGTCGGCCAGCCCGGACAATGCAGCGTTCAGGATAGCCAATGCGCCCGAAGCCTGGCCGATCTGCTCGACAATGGCAGCGATGCTGGAGACGCCGGATTGGGCAGCGCTCGATCCCGATTTCGCGGCAGGCAAGCGAGCAATCGGCGCCGGCGACTGGGAAGGAGCGATCAAGTCGCTCACGAAAGCGGGCCTTCGCGACGCCCGCAATGCGGATATCCAGAACTACCTTGGCTATGCCTTTCGCCGGCTGCGGCAGTTCGATCCGGCGATGCTGCACTATCAGCAGGCTCTGACCCTCAATCCTCGGCACCGCAGCGCGCACGAGCACCTCGGTGAGGCCTATTTGGCGCAGGGTGATCTAGCGAAGGCCAAAGAGCATCTCGCGGCTCTGGAGCAAATCTGTTTTATCTCCTGCGATGAATATGACGATCTAGCGCGGGCAATCGCAGGGTACAACAAACTCTCGAACGGCTGATCGACTCTCGAGGCTGGTCCGCGCGTCGGCAAATAGATCGAATTCTCTACTCATCGATTCACTTGGAAGCCTTTGGCTTGCGACATTTTGATCTCCGCTTACGCGGGTAAAGCAGGCTTGGGAAAGGCGAGTCTGAAATGTCTACTTGTGGGCCCTGAGCCGTCGATTGGCCTTCTCTGAGGAACGTCGGCTCTCGGATGAGGAGCTAGGGCAAGCGTGGTTAATGCAAGGTAACCCCACTCAGAAGAGGAGCTAAGATCTCCCAGGGTCTAATCCAAGGAGCAACAACATGCCCTCACAAATCCCCGAGGAACTTTCCATCAGGATAGACTGGAGTCCCTTCACGATCATGGGCAACATGATGCCGCCCCGAGATCCTGATGAAGAGGACGAAGAGGACGAAGAGGACGAGGACGAACAAGAGGACCGCGGCGACGAACCGCCGGTCGTGCGCGAGCCCGACGAGGATTAACCGAGCTTTCTCTCTGGCCTCCCGCGCGGGCGATTGATAGACGCAAAGGTCTCCAAGCCTCAGTTCGGCGGAAAAGAGCCGAAATTCCACAACGCTCTTCCTGATTTGGACAAGCAAAGCCGACTGACGGAGACGAGGTGATGGACGAGATCTACAAGAAATTGGCCGACGCACGTTGGCTCGAAAAAATAGTTCGGTCTCAGGGGTGAAGCCGAAACTGCGGACTTGGCTTTTTGACCCACAGCCAACTTTAGAGATAACCTATCGAGTGAACCTACTCAGCACTGGACTTCATTATCATCTGCGCAAGCAACTTCAGCGCGCCGGCTTGCTTCAGGATTAACTCACATTGTTTTGGAGCTTGCGCGCTCGATAGCTTGATGAACTCTGCGACCGTTGTCGTGCCGGACAATTCCCGCGCGTACTCTAACGTCATGATCACATTCGCCTTCATCAATTCGAGTGCCTCGGCGCGGAAATCCTCTGTGGCTCCTTCGAGGACCGTCAAAAAATTGCTTTCAAGGCTAGGACCGTCGCCGTCTTTCGATGCGGCCGGCTCCACGAAGTCCTTCGCAAGGTCCAATGCAGCATTCAGGCTGACTTTGATGTTTTCAAAAGCTCTATTCCGATAGTCCTTGGCAATCTTCACTATCATTTCTGCGGAGCTGTCGGAATCGACGAGTCCGCCCCTGCGCGACGCTGCCGCACTCGGAGATTTAGGCGCCGCAACTTGGATCGGAGCCGTCGCTTGCCCTGCAACGACTGTGGGGTCGGACGTGTTCGCTGCCTGCTCCAATCGCGGCTGATCGTCCGGGGAAGCGGTCATCAGGCTACCAGACGTCGCAAGCAAGCCATTATCAATGGCACGGCTCGCCGCTGCGGTAAGCTCTACCAGCGAGCGACGCGCGGGGCGCGTATCGCTAACCGGCCACCCTGTTCGCGTGTTGCTCATGATCAAACGACCCCTCGACGAGTTTTTTCAGAACCCAGCGCCACAGTTCACGAAT
This genomic interval from Bradyrhizobium sp. NP1 contains the following:
- a CDS encoding tetratricopeptide repeat protein; the encoded protein is MTRSILIAAVAGLLTAVPASYFLIAPARQVQTATSASPDNAAFRIANAPEAWPICSTMAAMLETPDWAALDPDFAAGKRAIGAGDWEGAIKSLTKAGLRDARNADIQNYLGYAFRRLRQFDPAMLHYQQALTLNPRHRSAHEHLGEAYLAQGDLAKAKEHLAALEQICFISCDEYDDLARAIAGYNKLSNG